The Bdellovibrio bacteriovorus W nucleotide sequence AAAGACTTCAAGCACTCCAGTTTCTGCAATCTATGATCTGCGTGGCGAACTCAATCATCTTGAAGATCTTCTTGAGGACGAATTCCCGAGCGTTCACTATACATCACTTAAAGAATTCTTTGCTCAGATCCAAGAGCTTAAAAAAGAAACTCAATCTCTCATTAACTCCATCAAGAGCGAACTGAAGTTTAAATCTACAAACTTCGTCAACCGCTTTGAATTACGCCCTCTGGGTTGGGATGATATATGCGCTTAAAAATTTCTTCTCGCAAAAGCGACCTTGCTCGCCTTCAAGCTTACACAGTGGGCGAAACCTTAGCGGCTGCAATTCCTGAAATGGAAGTTGAATATTTCTTCAGTGAGTCTTTAGGAGATAAAAATCTAACAGACCCTCTTTGGAAGATGCCTGAAAAAGGTGTCTTTACAGAAGACTTCTATCTAGCTCTTAAAAACGGCGATACCGATATGGTTGTCCACTCTTGGAAAGATCTTCCAACGGCACATAAAGATGATACAGTCATTGCTGCGACCCTTCCACGTGCGGATCAGCGAGATCTTTTACTCTTTAAAAAATCTCACCGCTCGATGGTTGAAGCCAATAAGGCGATTCGTATTTTTAGTTCTTCACCAAGACGTGAGCACAATCTGACATCGTTTCTTCAAGATCATCTTCCATTCTCTTTGATCTCTGTGAAATTTGAAAACGTGCGTGGCAATGTACCAACTCGTCTTCGTAAACTCATTGAAAGTGAAGAGGTCAATGCTCTGATTGTGGCAAAGGCGGCTTTAGATCGCCTGCTCTCGGCTCCTCAAGCAGAGTTTGCGGATGTGAAAAAACAACTTCGTGGCTACCTTGAAGAGTTGGACTTTATGGTTTTGCCTCTTTCTATCAATCCCAATGCCGCAGCTCAAGGAGCCTTGGCCATTGAGATTATGAAAGATCGCGACGACCTTAAAAAAATTCTTGAAAAAATCAACCACCCTTCCACTTTCACATGCGCCCAACTTGAAAGGGACACTCTTTCTAGTTTCGGTGGTGGCTGCCATCAGAAAATCGGTGTCACAGTTTTAGATCGTGATTATGGCAAGGTGATCTCTTTAAAGGGACTGACAGACTCTGGAGTAGTTTTAGACCGCTTCCAAGTTGAAAAATCAGAAGCCGTTCAGAAGTTTCCAAGCGCGCAAATGCTTTTCGTACAAACTGAAACAGAGCGTATCCCTGTTCTTCTTCCTAAAGTCCCTGCTGGCAGCAATGCCTACTTCGTGGCTCGCAAAGAAGCTTGGAATTCTGAATTACCATCTCCTCGCTATGTTTGGACCGCAGGTTTAAAAACATGGCAGAGCTTGGCTGAAAAAGGTGTTTGGGTTCACGGCAGCACCGAAGGTCTTGGTGAACAGGAGCGTCCCCAAATCGAAGTTTTGGCCACAGAGCCATTGCAATGGGTAAAACTCTCTCATCAGGAGGGCTATGAGGCCGACGCCACAGCGATGCCTTTGCTGTCGACCTATCGCCTCGAGACCTCGTTTGCAAATACAGAAGAGTTCGCCTCTAAAGAGGCCTTTTTCTGGAGCAGTGGCAGTCAGTTCCTAGCCGCTTTAAAGCTTTACCCCGAGCTGGCGGGAAAACATCACGCCTGTGGACCTGGAAATACGTATAAAATTATTCGACAACAACTTGAACTCACCGGTGACTTTGATAAGACAAGGGTTCAAATATTTATCGACAGTGATGATTGGAGAAAGCAATGCAGTCTTTAACTTCTGAACAACTTTTCGAACGCGCTCTTAAAGTAGCTCCTGGAGGAGTTCACTCTCCAGTGCGCTCTTTCAAAGGGTTGGATCGTGGACCTGTTTTCTTCAAAAAAGCCCATGGCGCTTATTTAACTTCTGTTGAAAACAAAGAGTATATCGACTTCTGCCAAAGCTTTGGACCTATGATCCTTGGACACTTGGACGAAGAAGTGCGCGAAGTGGTTCACCAAATGGTGGATACAGCATGGACTTTCGGAGCTGCTGAAATTTACTCTCTAGAATTAGCCGAGTGGATTACTGGCACATTGCCATTTATGGAAAAAATCCGTTTCGTGTCTTCTGGAACAGAAGCCGTGATGAGTGCCTTGCGTTTAGCTCGTGCAGCTACGGGTCGTAATAAAGTTCTTAAGTTTGAAGGTTGTTACCACGGTCACGTGGATAATCTTTTAGTAAAAGCTGGCAGCGGCCTTGCGGGCGAAGCAGCTTCTAGCAGTGCTGGTGTTCCAGCTGAAGTGGCTGCCACAACAATCGTAGCTCCACTTAATAATGTCTCGGCCCTTGAAGAGATTTTCCAAGTTCACGGAAAAGATATTGCAGCTATCATCATTGAACCACTTCCGGCTAACTATGGACTTCTAGTTCAAACTCAAGAGTTCCTACAAAGTGTAGCTAACATCGCCAAACGCCATGGCAGCTTGTTAATTTTTGACGAAGTCATCTCTGGTTTCCGCGTGGGTCTTGGTGGCATGGTAGAAAAAACCGGCATCACTCCAGATCTTGTGACATACGGAAAAATCATCGGCGGCGGTTTCCCTGTTGGATGTTACGGTGGTCGTGCAGATCTTATGAATCGTGTGGCACCAAGCGGTGACGTCTACCAAGCAGGAACTCTTTCCGCAAATCCAATTGGAATGTGCGCGGGCCTTACAACTCTTAAGAAAATGCAAAGAGTCGATGGTTGGAATGTTTTAGCTGATCGCACAGCCAAGTTTGCAAAAAAACTAGAAGCTGGTTTTCAAGCAAAGAGCTTAGATCTTCAAGTGACTTCTCACTCTTCTCTTTTCTGGATTCACGGTAAGTCAGAGAAGACGATTCGCAATATTGATGAGATCCCTTCAAATCAAGGACCTCGCTTTAAGAACCTTTTCTTAAAGTCTTTAGAGCGTGGAGTTTATTTGGCTCCCAATGCGTATGAAGTTGGTTTTATCTCTTTAGCCCATACGGATGAGATCTTGGATCAAGCCGCAGAAGCTATCATCGCGAGTGCGGAGTAATTCACGATGAAGTTCCACCTCAAACCCCACATTAAAACGGCCCTTGCCATTATATGGTTTGCCTTTACGTTTTCTCTTGTGGGGTGGTGGTGGATTTATTTTCTTCTAAAAATGAATGCAACCACCACGACTGGCAAACCGATGGAAATCTCTCATCGCATGTTTGCTTGGGAAGGCTCAATTTTACTAGCAGCGATTCTTTTTGGTGGTATCGCTCTAGTGATCTTTACCTATCGTGACCAGAAAAGGCATCAACGCCTCCGCTTTTTCTTTGCAACATTCAGTCACGACATCAAAACTTCGATCGCCCGCCTTCGTCTGCAAGCCGAAGTCTTAGAGGAAGATCTCAAGGCTGACACGCCGCCAGTGATGAAACGTCTTTTAAGAGATATTCAAAGACTGGATCTTCAATTAGAAAACTCTCTCCTTCTAGCTGACTTAGAATCTGGCAAAATGCTTAAAGAGCCGATCTCGTTAAGTGATATCCTTTCAAGCTTGCGCAGTGAGTTTTCAGAAATTTCTTTAGAGCTTGAGCGCAATGCCCGCATCCTCGGGGATCGCAGAGCTCTCTTATCCATATTTAAAAATCTCATTCAAAACTCAATTCTTCATGGCAACGCGAGTTCTGTGCAAATTAAAGTTCAATCGCTGTCAGTGGGAAGAATCGAAATCGTCATCGCTGATAATGGTTTGGGCTTCAGCGGCCCTTTAGAAAAGCTAGGCTCTGAAATTTTAAAATCTCAAGACACGCGTAGCAATGGCATTGGACTGCTTATTACAAAACGCATGATCAACCGTATGAACGGAAGCATTCGTTTTGAATCTGCAGAAAAATCTGGCTTTACTTGCATTCTTCAGATGAATGGAGAGACCGCATGAGAAAGATCTTATTAGTTGAAGATGATTTGTCCTTAGGTGAAACGCTGAAAGAGCGTCTTGCCAAAGACTATGATGTCACTTGGGGTAAGAGCTTCAAAGAAGCTTGGCAACTTTTCTCTGCCAGCAAAGATTTCGACTTGATTATTCTAGATGTGGGACTGCCTGACGGAACCGGCTTTGAACTTGCAGAGAAAATTTCTCAAGCATCACCCGCCTTATTCTTATTTCTAACAGCACAAGCAGATGCTGAAAGCCGTCTTAAAGGTTTCGAACTCGGTGCAGAGGAATACATTCCAAAGCCTTTCCACCTTAAGGAACTTTTAATTCGCGTGAAGCACGTCTTAGATGCTCACGCGCCGGCGCGAGAAATTCAACTTGAAAACTGCACTGTCAATTTTACCAATATGACAGTTTCTAAAAAAACGGGACAGATTGAGTACCCGCCTGTTACTGATTTAAAAATCCTGCAGCTCTTAATTGAAAAAGCTCCAAGAGTTTTAAGTCGTGACGAAATCATGAATGAAGTTTGGGGCGTGGATAAAAATCCAAGTCATCGAACGATTGATAATATTATCGTGCGACTCCGCCAATTACTCGGAGTCGATGGAGAAAAGCACATTCGCTCCGTTCGCGGAGTCGGATATCAATGGTCAACGGAGGAAAACACATGAATTCACTTTTTCAAAACGCACTGACAAGGACACCACAAGCCGTTCCTCCTATTTGGGTGATGCGCCAAGCAGGCCGTTACCACAAACATTATCAAGGACTTCGTGCGAAATACTCTTTCGAACAACTTTGTAAAATTCCAGAAGTGGCAGCAGAAGTGGCTCTGGGCCCAGTAGCTGAATTCGATTTCGACATCTCTATTCTTTTCAGTGATATTCTATTCCCTCTTGAAGGGTTGGGCATGGGACTGCAATACACCGATCAGGGCCCTAAATTGAGTTTCCAATTAGATCCAGAGACAATTAAAAATCTAGGCAATGTCGATGATGCTGTAAACTTCATGATGTTCCAAAAGGAAGCCATGAAAGCTACACGCTCCGTTCTACCAAGCAATAAGAGTCTGATTGGATTTGTCGGCGGACCTTGGACGTTGTTTGTCTATGCTGTGGAAGGTTCCCATGCGGGTTCTTTGGCAAAATCAAAATCTTTATTGCCGCTTTACCCAGTTTTCCTTGAAAAGATGTACCAACTTTTACGTGAAAATATTCGTCTTCAATTTGAAGGTGGCGCAGAAGTGGTAATGGTTCTAGACACAGCTGCTGGAGAAGTTTCTCCGCACATCTTCCAAACTTGGTTGCAGCCCTCTCTTGCAAAGCTTGCTCAAGAGTTCCCAAATAAGCTGGGCTACTACTCTAAAGGCACTCAGCCGGTGTTCTTTAACGAAGAATTTAAAAATCTTCCGTGGGCAGGTCAGGGATTTGATCACCGCTGTTCTTTAGTGGATTCCTTCAAGTTGCAAAACAAGGGATTTGTCCAAGGGAACTTCGATCAAAGCTTGCTCTTCTTGGATGATAGCACTTTCAAGTCCGAACTTGATGCTTTCTTAAAACCACTTGAGTCTCTTTCTCTTGAAGAAAGAGCGGGTTGGGTTTGCGGACTTGGCCATGGAGTGCTCCCTAAGACTCCTGAGAAAAACGTAAAACTTTTCGTAGACACAGTTAGAGAGAGATTGGCTCGATGATTAAAGATCTATTAGCAAAATACGACGTTCCGGCACCGAGATACACTTCGTATCCAACGGTGCCCTATTGGGAAACCAATCCCTCTCAAGACCAATGGATCACTCACCTTGAGGAAACATTGCAATCTTCAGAACAAGGTTGGTCTTTGTACATTCACATCCCTTTTTGTGAATCACTCTGCACATTCTGTGGCTGCAATACTATTATCACCCGCAGTCACTCTAAAGAAGAAGGATACGTCGAGCGCATCCTACAGGAGTGGGAGCTTTATAAAGCACAAGTTCCTTCTCTTTTAAAAAGACCTCTTAAGAATCTTCACCTAGGTGGCGGAACACCGACGTTCCTTTCTTCCGAGGCCCTAGAAAGACTTCTTCGCCCGATTCTTTCTGATCTCACGATTGATGCAGAAAACTTCGAAGGCTCTATTGAAGTCGATCCCCGCAGAACGACAGAAGAACAACTTGCGACTCTCAAGAAGCTTGGCTTCAGCCGCGTCAGCATGGGTGTGCAAGACTTCAACCCTGAAGTGCAGCGCCTGGTAAATCGCATTCAACCTCTAGAGATCACAGAAAAGCTGACGAATGCAGCTCGTTCTATGGGATACACTTCCGTGAATTTTGATCTCATCTATGGATTAGCAAAACAAACAAAAGAATCCTTTACAAACACGGCTCTAGAAACGGTTCGCTTAAGACCTGATCGCATTGCTCTTTATAGTTTTGCTTTAGTGCCTTGGATTAAACCTGCACAAAGACTTTTTAAAGACGAAGACCTACCAAAAGCTCCAGAAAAAAGAGAGCTCTATGAGCTCGCACGCGAGATTTTACTCAACGCGGGTTATGTTGAAATTGGCATGGATCACTTCGCTCTTCCAGATGACAACCTTAGCAAAGCTCTGAAAGAGCATCGCCTGCATAGAAACTTTATGGGTTACACAGATCAAAGAACCGATGTTCTCTTAGGACTGGGAGTATCTTCGATTTCTGAGACTCCATGGAGCTTTCATCAAAATGAAAAAGTTCTGCCACTTTACGAATCTTCTTTAGATCAAGGCACGATTCCAACTCTCCGTGGGCACGTGCTTACTGAAATGGATCGCGTTCGTCGTCAGCAGATTCTCGACTTAATGACTCATTATGCAGTGGACCTTCTAGATCAAGATCAAGAAACCCAGGCCAAAGAGTTCTTAAAAGAAATGCTCTCCGATAACTTGATTACAATCGAGAATTTAAAACTCCAAGTGACCGAGTCTGGAAAACCATTCTTGCGCAATGCTTGTGTATTTTTTGATGAACGACTGAAATTAAAACAACCTCAGACGAAAATCTTTTCTCAATCTATATGAAACAGATCCATATTATAGGAGCGGGCTTCTCGGGGATGAGTTTAGCTTATTACCTCACCCGCTCCGGCGCTCAAGTCACAATCTACGAAAAAAGAAATCGCGTAGGCGGTTTGATTCAAACTTTGCAACTCCCCGAGGGACTTGTTGAGACCGCGGCAAATTCTTTTATTCGCACAGAGCGCACAGATGAACTTTTTCAAACTTTAGGGATTGAGTCTCTCACCCCAAAAGCAACAGCTAAAAAGCGTTTCATCTTTAATGCAAAACCTCGCAGATGGCCTTTGAGCTTTTCAGAGTCCCTCACCCATCCGCCGAAAGCCATTTTCAATATTCTTGTGCGCAAGAAAAAGTCAGCTCCGCTAGAGGGCGAAACTGTATTGAGCTGGGGACAAAGAGTTCTCGGGAAATCGTTGGCTGAAAAAATTCTTTCTCCGGCCCTTCAGGGCATTTATGCGGCCGACGCCTCACAACTTAGTGCGAAGTTGATCTTAGGCCCTCTCTTTCAAAAAAAAGAAAAAGGTAAAAAACGTTATAAGGGAATTCTCACGGCGCCTCAAGGTATGGGCCAAGTGATGGAAGCCCTTAAGAATCATTTGCTTGCCCAAGGGGTCAAATTTAAAACAGACACAGACGTTGATGTGTCCTCACTCCCTGGGAATGTTATTGTGTGCACATCGGCGCAAGAGGCTGCAAGCCTGCTTCAGGATGTGACTCCAGAACTTGGCAAAGCCCTTTCGGAAGTGCCCATGACTTCGTTGATGACCTGCACTTTGTTTTTTAAGGCAGATTCTAAAAAGTATCATGGCTTTGGTTGCCTTGTTCCGCAAAGTTATGGAACAGCGACTTTGGGAATTTTATTTAATTCCGATATCTTTCCCCACCGCGACCGCATTGCCAACGAAACATGGATTCTTGGTGGAAAACGAGTGGAAGAGTTTATTTCTAAAAGTGATGAAGAGGTCTTAGCGCAAATCGCTCAAGAAAGATTTCAAATTCTGAAAGTAAAAGACGGTTTACTCAATTACTCTCTCACTCGTTGGAAAAATGCCCTGCCTCTTTACAACCTTCACCTTGAAAAGATCTGGCAAGAGGGACTACTTCATAAACCCCACGGCTCTATCCGAGTGCATGGAAACTATTTATACGGAATTGGCTTAAGTAAAATACTTGAAGGCAGTTACCAGATGGCGGAGCAAATTCAACATGAGTAAACAAGGTATCCTTCTTTTAAATATCGGGAGTCCCTCTTCTTTTGAAAAAGAAGATGTTGCACGCTATTTAAAAAAGTTCTTAATGGATGAACGAGTCATTGATATTCCATTTATTTTTAGATGGATGCTGGTTCATTTACTCATTGTTCCTCGCCGAAGTGCTGCTTCCGCTGGAAACTATAAAAAAGTGTGGCTGGGCCCTGAAGGCTCGCCCCTGATCGCTTATTCACAACGATTTGCTCAAAGCCTGCAAAGCTTTCTTGGGAAAAGTTTTAGCGTAAAAATAGCGATGCGCTATTCAAGCCCGTCCATCGAGGAAGCTATCTTAGACCTTGAAGAAGAACGTGTTGATTCTTATATCGTGATTCCGATGTTTCCCCAATACGCCGAAGCCACAACGGGATCTGCGATTGCTGCGACTAAAAACGTTCTTAAGCGCCTAGGGATTAAAAAATCTGTCGAGTACATCGAGTCTTTCTACAATCTCTCGGCATTTATTGATTCGGCTGCTGCTATTGGGCAGAAAGAAAATCCCAATATCAAAAACGACTTTGTTCTATTTTCTTTTCATGGCCTGCCTGAACGACAAGTTCTCAAAAATCCTGATTGTAAAATCGATGATAAGTGCTGTGAAAATAAAAACTACAACTGCTATCTAGCTCAGTGTTTAAAAACGGCAGAGCTTCTTGCTTCAGCGTTGGACCTTAAAAGAGATCAATGGCAGGTCACATTTCAATCTCGCCTTGGCAGAGAAAAATGGCTCGAGCCTTCCACTGAAAAAACTCTTTCAGAATTGCCGAAAAAAGGTTTTAAAAATGTCACTGTTTTTAGCCCTTCTTTTGTTGCTGATTGTATCGAAACAATCGAAGAGCTTGGCATGGGTGGAAAAGAAATCTTTTTAGAAAACGGCGGAGAAAACTTTCATCTTATCACGTGCGTAAACGACGCTCCCCCTTGGGTGAGTGGCTTTGCCAACTTTATCCAGGAAAAAGCATCCGCAGAAACTCAATAAGAAGAGCCGTTGCGATTCCATTTAAAGCCATTCCTAGGCTTGCAAAAGCACCTGCAGCTTCGCTCATTTGAAAAGCCTGATAAGTGCCCAAGCCATGCGCCGACAATCCCAAGGCAAAACCCTTCGCCTCTGGGCTCTGAATTCGAAAGACCTTAAAAAGTGTCGGCGCCATCATCGCACCAAAAATACCTGTGAAGATCACAAAGAAGACCGTTAACTCTGCCACTCCGCCAATTTGCTCCGAAACGGCCATAGCAATAGGTGTGGTCACAGACTTAGGCGCTAAAGAGATCTGAATTTCTGGAGCGACTTTAAAAATCCATCCCGTATAGACCGCGCTTAAAACCCCGAGAGTACACCCTGCCAGAAGACTGACTAAAATGGCGCGCAAATGAGTTCGCAGAGTCTGTAGCTGATGATAAAGAGGCAATGCAAAACTCACTGTCGCTGGGCCAAGAAGATAGTGAATCCAGCGCGCCCCCTCGAAGTACTCCTTATAGGAAACTCCAAAAATCAAGAGCACTGTGACGACAATTGAGATCGCAATCACGGGAGGACTGAACAAAGCACTGCCCTTGGCTTTTTGGGCAATAAACTTTCCTACTAAAAAAGCCAGCACCGTCAGAAAGAAAGACAGAAGACTCACGATCATTTCTTCCTCGCAAGCTTATCTAAAATCCATGATGTCCCTATAAGAGTGATAGCCGTCGAAATCCAGAGAATTAGAATCAGTCTCCATCCCTGCTCGGCAATAAGCCCAAAGTAGTTCATCACTCCGACTCCGGCAGGAATGAAAAAAAGTGCTAAATTTTTTGCGACAAAACGACTGACCTGCACCAACGGCGCCTGCAGACGAGGAAAGGCGCACAGGCTGAAGAAAAGCAAAAGCATTCCCAAGACTGAAGAGGGAATGGGAAGAGCTAAGTGCTGAACCAAAGCCTCAGATACTAGAAAATAAGCGCAGAGAATGAGCGTCCCAATAAGCATTTAGAATGCTTAACGCTTCACTTGATTATTGGCAAGGAGTCGCCTTCGACTTTGCCTTCTAAAAAGCAAGGGTGACATTGTGAGGCCCCCAAAATTGTCACTGTCTCAATTTTGGTCACTTTAAATGAACCATATTAGCATCTACGTTCGGCACAGTCCGTGTATAGGTGTAACCCGACGAGGAGAGGTTTAATGGTACGTCAGATCAAGATCAGGACACTTGCAATCAGCATCAGCACCCTTGTTTTGGCAAGCTTTGCCGAAGCTAAGGTCTATGTTAATTCGTCCTGCCATATGAAGGCAAATGCCCCAAGCAGGGTTGTTCAAGGAGATAAGCAAAAGGACAAAAAGTTTCCTTTGGCTTCGATTTCAAAGATCGTGACGTCTCTATGGGCCGTTGAAAAGTTAGGTCCTAACTATCGTTTTTCAACAAAGCTCCATATCACCCGCAATGGAAATAATAATTACGACGTCCATATCGAAGGCGGTCGAGATCCTATCTTTGGAAGAAATGCTTCTTATTTTATTATCTCAGAGCTTAATAAAGCTTCCCTCGATATCAAAAAGATTGAGAACTTAACTTTTGATGAACACTTCTTATTAGATTGGTTGGCAGAAGAAAACCCTCGCATTGGGGGCGACACTCCTTATTACGACACGCTTGAAAAACAAACCGAAGCTATTCGTAAATCTCTAACTGCGGATTTCTCTACAGCTATTAGTTACACACGCTACAACGCTTTAAAAGCTCAGGCTGCAAAAATCGGTGTGACCATGCATGCCCGTCCGACGATTGATGTACGCCGTATTG carries:
- a CDS encoding hydroxymethylbilane synthase (COG0181 Porphobilinogen deaminase), yielding MRLKISSRKSDLARLQAYTVGETLAAAIPEMEVEYFFSESLGDKNLTDPLWKMPEKGVFTEDFYLALKNGDTDMVVHSWKDLPTAHKDDTVIAATLPRADQRDLLLFKKSHRSMVEANKAIRIFSSSPRREHNLTSFLQDHLPFSLISVKFENVRGNVPTRLRKLIESEEVNALIVAKAALDRLLSAPQAEFADVKKQLRGYLEELDFMVLPLSINPNAAAQGALAIEIMKDRDDLKKILEKINHPSTFTCAQLERDTLSSFGGGCHQKIGVTVLDRDYGKVISLKGLTDSGVVLDRFQVEKSEAVQKFPSAQMLFVQTETERIPVLLPKVPAGSNAYFVARKEAWNSELPSPRYVWTAGLKTWQSLAEKGVWVHGSTEGLGEQERPQIEVLATEPLQWVKLSHQEGYEADATAMPLLSTYRLETSFANTEEFASKEAFFWSSGSQFLAALKLYPELAGKHHACGPGNTYKIIRQQLELTGDFDKTRVQIFIDSDDWRKQCSL
- a CDS encoding glutamate-1-semialdehyde aminotransferase (COG0001 Glutamate-1-semialdehyde aminotransferase), which codes for MQSLTSEQLFERALKVAPGGVHSPVRSFKGLDRGPVFFKKAHGAYLTSVENKEYIDFCQSFGPMILGHLDEEVREVVHQMVDTAWTFGAAEIYSLELAEWITGTLPFMEKIRFVSSGTEAVMSALRLARAATGRNKVLKFEGCYHGHVDNLLVKAGSGLAGEAASSSAGVPAEVAATTIVAPLNNVSALEEIFQVHGKDIAAIIIEPLPANYGLLVQTQEFLQSVANIAKRHGSLLIFDEVISGFRVGLGGMVEKTGITPDLVTYGKIIGGGFPVGCYGGRADLMNRVAPSGDVYQAGTLSANPIGMCAGLTTLKKMQRVDGWNVLADRTAKFAKKLEAGFQAKSLDLQVTSHSSLFWIHGKSEKTIRNIDEIPSNQGPRFKNLFLKSLERGVYLAPNAYEVGFISLAHTDEILDQAAEAIIASAE
- a CDS encoding signal-transducing histidine kinase (COG0642 Signal transduction histidine kinase), coding for MKFHLKPHIKTALAIIWFAFTFSLVGWWWIYFLLKMNATTTTGKPMEISHRMFAWEGSILLAAILFGGIALVIFTYRDQKRHQRLRFFFATFSHDIKTSIARLRLQAEVLEEDLKADTPPVMKRLLRDIQRLDLQLENSLLLADLESGKMLKEPISLSDILSSLRSEFSEISLELERNARILGDRRALLSIFKNLIQNSILHGNASSVQIKVQSLSVGRIEIVIADNGLGFSGPLEKLGSEILKSQDTRSNGIGLLITKRMINRMNGSIRFESAEKSGFTCILQMNGETA
- a CDS encoding two-component response regulator (COG0745 Response regulators consisting of a CheY-like receiver domain and a winged-helix DNA-binding domain), which translates into the protein MRKILLVEDDLSLGETLKERLAKDYDVTWGKSFKEAWQLFSASKDFDLIILDVGLPDGTGFELAEKISQASPALFLFLTAQADAESRLKGFELGAEEYIPKPFHLKELLIRVKHVLDAHAPAREIQLENCTVNFTNMTVSKKTGQIEYPPVTDLKILQLLIEKAPRVLSRDEIMNEVWGVDKNPSHRTIDNIIVRLRQLLGVDGEKHIRSVRGVGYQWSTEENT
- a CDS encoding uroporphyrinogen decarboxylase (COG0407 Uroporphyrinogen-III decarboxylase), with translation MNSLFQNALTRTPQAVPPIWVMRQAGRYHKHYQGLRAKYSFEQLCKIPEVAAEVALGPVAEFDFDISILFSDILFPLEGLGMGLQYTDQGPKLSFQLDPETIKNLGNVDDAVNFMMFQKEAMKATRSVLPSNKSLIGFVGGPWTLFVYAVEGSHAGSLAKSKSLLPLYPVFLEKMYQLLRENIRLQFEGGAEVVMVLDTAAGEVSPHIFQTWLQPSLAKLAQEFPNKLGYYSKGTQPVFFNEEFKNLPWAGQGFDHRCSLVDSFKLQNKGFVQGNFDQSLLFLDDSTFKSELDAFLKPLESLSLEERAGWVCGLGHGVLPKTPEKNVKLFVDTVRERLAR
- a CDS encoding coproporphyrinogen III oxidase (COG0635 Coproporphyrinogen III oxidase and related Fe-S oxidoreductases), whose protein sequence is MIKDLLAKYDVPAPRYTSYPTVPYWETNPSQDQWITHLEETLQSSEQGWSLYIHIPFCESLCTFCGCNTIITRSHSKEEGYVERILQEWELYKAQVPSLLKRPLKNLHLGGGTPTFLSSEALERLLRPILSDLTIDAENFEGSIEVDPRRTTEEQLATLKKLGFSRVSMGVQDFNPEVQRLVNRIQPLEITEKLTNAARSMGYTSVNFDLIYGLAKQTKESFTNTALETVRLRPDRIALYSFALVPWIKPAQRLFKDEDLPKAPEKRELYELAREILLNAGYVEIGMDHFALPDDNLSKALKEHRLHRNFMGYTDQRTDVLLGLGVSSISETPWSFHQNEKVLPLYESSLDQGTIPTLRGHVLTEMDRVRRQQILDLMTHYAVDLLDQDQETQAKEFLKEMLSDNLITIENLKLQVTESGKPFLRNACVFFDERLKLKQPQTKIFSQSI
- a CDS encoding protoporphyrinogen oxidase (COG1232 Protoporphyrinogen oxidase); its protein translation is MSLAYYLTRSGAQVTIYEKRNRVGGLIQTLQLPEGLVETAANSFIRTERTDELFQTLGIESLTPKATAKKRFIFNAKPRRWPLSFSESLTHPPKAIFNILVRKKKSAPLEGETVLSWGQRVLGKSLAEKILSPALQGIYAADASQLSAKLILGPLFQKKEKGKKRYKGILTAPQGMGQVMEALKNHLLAQGVKFKTDTDVDVSSLPGNVIVCTSAQEAASLLQDVTPELGKALSEVPMTSLMTCTLFFKADSKKYHGFGCLVPQSYGTATLGILFNSDIFPHRDRIANETWILGGKRVEEFISKSDEEVLAQIAQERFQILKVKDGLLNYSLTRWKNALPLYNLHLEKIWQEGLLHKPHGSIRVHGNYLYGIGLSKILEGSYQMAEQIQHE
- a CDS encoding ferrochelatase (COG0276 Protoheme ferro-lyase (ferrochelatase)); translation: MSKQGILLLNIGSPSSFEKEDVARYLKKFLMDERVIDIPFIFRWMLVHLLIVPRRSAASAGNYKKVWLGPEGSPLIAYSQRFAQSLQSFLGKSFSVKIAMRYSSPSIEEAILDLEEERVDSYIVIPMFPQYAEATTGSAIAATKNVLKRLGIKKSVEYIESFYNLSAFIDSAAAIGQKENPNIKNDFVLFSFHGLPERQVLKNPDCKIDDKCCENKNYNCYLAQCLKTAELLASALDLKRDQWQVTFQSRLGREKWLEPSTEKTLSELPKKGFKNVTVFSPSFVADCIETIEELGMGGKEIFLENGGENFHLITCVNDAPPWVSGFANFIQEKASAETQ
- a CDS encoding putative murein hydrolase (COG1346 Putative effector of murein hydrolase) → MIVSLLSFFLTVLAFLVGKFIAQKAKGSALFSPPVIAISIVVTVLLIFGVSYKEYFEGARWIHYLLGPATVSFALPLYHQLQTLRTHLRAILVSLLAGCTLGVLSAVYTGWIFKVAPEIQISLAPKSVTTPIAMAVSEQIGGVAELTVFFVIFTGIFGAMMAPTLFKVFRIQSPEAKGFALGLSAHGLGTYQAFQMSEAAGAFASLGMALNGIATALLIEFLRMLFPG
- a CDS encoding hypothetical protein (COG1380 Putative effector of murein hydrolase LrgA) yields the protein MLIGTLILCAYFLVSEALVQHLALPIPSSVLGMLLLFFSLCAFPRLQAPLVQVSRFVAKNLALFFIPAGVGVMNYFGLIAEQGWRLILILWISTAITLIGTSWILDKLARKK